The Zingiber officinale cultivar Zhangliang chromosome 2A, Zo_v1.1, whole genome shotgun sequence genomic sequence ccgtgttggtcttgggacgggttggcaggggtgtcgggggcgagcgtattcgccttttgccacaatgtcTGAAAGTGGGGGAGATGGCCGCTGGGCATGGGGCGTTGAGGTTGACCATGCAAAGACTATGAACTGGAAGAAGATGGTGCTAAACGATCATATAGCTAGGAGCTACGAACTTATGCACACCGCAGACAAAGCCAATGAGAACGTTAGAGCGAGAACCATCTGAGGGGGTCCTTGATGCAAatactccgacactcaagtcagaacAATAGCTGAGCAAAacagagaagaagatgaacagtagcaaCAAATGATCAATTGTGGTAGTGAGACCTCCCGTACCTAACCAACGGAGAGGACCCCCTTTTTATGTCACCTCTTATATAACCTCCGCATTAATGAGGCAGTAGAGAATATCTGATGTCAGAGTATGTCAGGTGGTGGAGGATGTATGATAGTTTCCCTATGGTTGGAAGAAGGTTCTGTTGTATGTATATGTCAAAATAATAGAGTATTTTCTGACGAATAGTTGTTATTCTCTAACAGGTTGTTGTGATTCTCTAATAATATTGTCTCCTAGAAGGAGTCTGACCGGCTCTTTAGCCGACCGGGAATATACTGGAGCCATGCTCCAAAGAAGTAGAGAGCTGAGCCTCTGAGATCTGACTGGCTCTGGGGCTGACCGGCTATATACGATGAGTCATGCTTATGAGAAATAGGGAGTTGTGCTCCGTAAGTTCGATCGACTCTAGGGTCGACTGGATTTACATTGAGAACCTTTCATTGGAGAAGTTGGGAGCTGGTCCCATAAATTCGACCAGTTTTGGAGCTGACTAGCTGTAGACTGTGAGTCCTACCGCCACGTAGTGGGGAGTTAAGCTCCATGGGTCTGATCGACGCTAAGTTTGTCCGGGTTTATGTTgggtgatccggcagtaagaatgggggaccccatttagcagtcaacgccgcgaggagagccaaaggccttggccgagcagataaggagggcgacgaccagctgaagcttccgagcggaagcaatacaccccgccggagtcggggttccgacgctcatgatgaacagtaggaaaggccgagcagagggcctactcggccgaaggaataaaacatcaacgctgcgaacagtccagagAGCACATGACCAGGAAGCTCCCGCGCGGATCAGAACACCCGATCGACCGGACGCGAGGAAactgccgaccggtcggacgatcgacggggagtaagaaaaggcaaggatagaaacatcttctgacagcagatgatatgcaggatcttagggcatgcgctcactgtcccatcaaagacgtgctcactgtcccatcaaagacgtgctcgtactgtagcagtaaggagtcaggcaagctcctctgacaagcccatactgggtatgggttgaggacacgtgtgtgtgcctcggtatatgtacatcagcctcctcagaagtctatataaggcctccacttcttcaaccggaggtacgcgagtcttcatccGGCAACCACTTTCATCTattccttcgcctgacttgagcgtcggagggccgttgccgggacacccctcccggctcggttttgttgcaggttcgccggagcactcgaggatccagcagggagcgccacatccccagcgttcgttgacccctggtttggacaggatcaatttggcgccgtctgtgggaacgcacctgcatctgagcaaaggcaatggacgaggctggaagaatacataccgtggcactctcacaagaagagttggacgctctggtcgagataagggccgccaaacttgtggagcaaaaacagaaatcaGCAGCCGAACGACcagagcaacaagcaacgtctgcgtcaggtggccgagcggaagcacctccagccactgtcgcattccatcgagccttatttcgTACCCCTGAAGTCATACCAGCTCGAagggatagaggatcttcttcagacgagatgcctaggcgagatgacagaaaggggaaagctccccgagcggactcatctcccgagcggatcaatcgccaattttcggaggctattctgcgagaccctctgcccaagcactacgtgcctccgacgatcggcgaatacaatggaacaactgacccggatgatcatctgggtaagtttgataacacagccacgctccatcaatacaccgatggagtaaagtgccgagtcttccttaccactctctcgggatcggctcaacggtggtttcgaaggctgccggacggatccatcacaagcttcaaggacttccgaacggccttcctccaccacttcgccagcagtcggcgttatcaaaaaacaagcgtaagtctgttcgccatcaagcaagagacccgggaatcgcttcgagcttacatccagcgattcaaccaagtggcgatggacattccaatgaccacttcggaaaccatgatgaatgccttcacacaaggcctagtggatggagatttcttccgatcgctcatccgaaagtcgccccgggattatgatcacatgctaaatcgggccaacgagtacattaacgtggaagaagcgcaagctgcccggaaaaaggaagctccaaccgagcgggcacctattcaggccgaacggaaacagcacgccgctcatcaaccgccgagaggaccaagggccgaagcaatccgctcccctcgtgtaaggtcccaagtacaagaagtagctgccgctcaaagcaagccaaagaagaaatggacccctatgttctgctccttccaccggacggatacgcacaacacaagggattgtcgaagtcttcccttcgtggctaatcccgttcccaggaaggccgagcgacggtctccttccatcgacaggaggcgaaggacccatgaagccgaccggactcgcaccgagaggcgacatcaacagacgcccgatcggcatagatctccaaggcaggagaatcgccgagcgtcaagagaacgatctcggccgtccgctcgggaagaggaaaatagaagcaatacttcccgaggcgagatcaacgttattgctggtgggccgaccggaggagactccaaccgagccagaaaggcgggcgtccggcagctacagatccacgcagtcggttgtagccaagagcgggcaagtgggccggaaatcactttcgggcccggagacttagaaggagtagaagtgccccacgacgacgctctgctcattaaagcggtaatagcaaattacactattcaccgcatattatggattatccgagccaagcgcccgaatagtgaaggcctcccagccgattggattcgcaagcaaatgacccgtgccgtTCATGCGGGCACAGAGACTGTTCAAGCGcaagataagttatgaaggccaaggtcgctcgacctggtaaggagttagccttaaagaccgtctagcccagacgttaaaccgtagagccgcgccgaccggctataaatatccgtgccgacgagctccgtcgttaaaaatcgagagccgcgccgatcggctataaatatccgcgccgacgagccccgtcgttgaaaatcgagagccgcgccgatcggctataaatatccgcgccgacgagccccgtcgttaaaaatcgagagccgcgccgaccggctataaacatccgagtggaagaccgtctagcccagacgttaaaccgtagagtcgcgccgaccggctataaatatccgcgccgacgagccccgtcgttaaaaatcgagagccgcgccgaccggctataaatatccgcgccgacgagccccgtcgttaaaaatcgagagccgcgccgaccggctataaacatccgagtggaagaccgtctagcccagatgttaaaccgtagagccgcgccgaccggctataaatatccgcgccaacgagccccgtcgttaaaaatcgagagccgcgccgaccggctataaatatccgcgccgacgagccccgccgttaaaaatcgagagccgcaccgaccggctataaacatccgagtggaagaccgtctagcccagacattaaaccgtagagccgcgccgaccggctataaatatccgcgccgacgagccccgtcgttaaaaatcgagagccgcgccgatcggctataaatatccgcgccgacgagccccgtcgttaaaaatcgagagccgcgccgatcggctataaatatccgcgccgacaagccccgtcgttaaaaatcgagagccgcgccgaccgactataaacatccgagtggaagaccgtctagcccagacgttaaaccgtagagccgcgccgaccggctataaatatccgcgccgacgagccccgtcgttaaaaatcgagagccgcgccgaccggctataaatatccgcgccgacgagccccgtcgttaaaaatcgagagccgcgccgaccggctataaacatccgagtggaagaccgtctagcccagacgttaaaccgtagagccgcgccgaccggctataaatatccgcgccgacgagccccgtcgttaaaaatcgagagccgcgccgaccggctataaatatccgcgccgacgagccccgtcgttaaaaatcgagagccgcgccgaccggctataaacatccgagtggaagaccgacgagccccgtcgttaaaaatcgagagccgcgccgaccggctataaatatccgcgccgatgagctccgtcgttaaaaatcgagagccgcaccgatcggctataaatatccgcgccgacgagctccgtcgttaaaaatcgagagccgcgccgacgagccccgtcgttaaaaatcgagagccgcgccgaccggctataaataaccgcgccgtcgagtaccgacgttaaagattgagagacaagccggcgtctataaactctccgagcggaagaccgacgagtcccgtcgttaaaaatcgagagccgcgccaaccggctataaataaccgcgccgtcgagcatcgacgttaaagatcgagagacgagccggcgtctataaactctccgagcggaagaccgacgagccccgtcgttaaaaatcgagagccgcgctgaccggctataaatatccgcgccgtcgagatccgacgttaaagatcgagagccgcgccgaccggctataaatatccgcgccgtcgaaactaaggacgccaaataacgagcgttctcaagtactaaattgattaagtccgatcggccatcagtttgccaatacttcgcattcactgaatgcaaacagcatagccaagcgctaaacgatttcgaggaaaaaaagtcaactgattaacccgatcggtcgtctagtggggaacacgtggagcttaactgattctacgaataagcaccaaacagacaaaaaacggcaatgaagggcaaacaaaaatacaagcaaaggaGCACAACTAGGCCGAACGgcgcgtacaaaaattttacatccgcaaaacggatgaaatacagaaagtacttggaagaactcgtctcactccgggtcctcaaaattaaaaaaggcgtccgggatatcgtcaatcatagccgctagatctgaagagggaatgctcaggtcagcaggaagatgtCCACCCTTCTTCAGGTATGccacggtgaccttgaccgcctcggcgaaagttgaggagacgttgccaccaaattttgcgccgaaccgctccgagcggaggtattcttggcgcgctgctgctaggcgactcggctccccttccttgtactttctgaaagccgctcgggaggcaattagcgagtcctggagaactttctggtccacctccgctttagtgcgttcagcggagcacccatcccgttcggcagctagttgggcttccagattcttagattgttgatctagggctcggacttcaactttcatcttgtccagatcagcaatcgcccgttTCTTCCGGCTGCTAGCGCGCTTCATGTCTGCGTCGCGTGTcttcaccaggccttcaagtcgagccacctctgtagccaggtcggcggccttcttctattcggcctcacgggcttgtttctcccgctcggccgatggacccccagacacttggagtttctccaggagatcctccagctcggctagccaatggctagtggcgatttgctccacCCAATGCTGTGAGAAAAATAACAAAGTCAGGAACtgaacagtagcatggcacaggaagaaaaacgaacctacctgagtggcttgctgcatatggttatcgccgagctgcttgggcgttatgagggccacccgaatctgggcgtcctcgaaaagcttggcgagcggacccgtcaaggttatttcatgaacggggcttgatggccgatcggcagacagtaaatattcctccgatgggaatcgaagggtagtcttgacggtcgggtggccggccggcacttcctcagccgcagtcgcctgacccgaggactcccctatggttgaagtctcgcccaaccgtcgtaagcgacgacgagtcagtggaggagagccagagggctgtgcggtgggcgaggccacgggggtcctgatctgcgacggcgtgcgactGGGCGAAGCGACCTCGATCGGCGCCTGGGGTTCGCCTTCTTGGGTCGGCGGGAGGCTGGGGTCTCtacgacgtttccgccgaacttcccgtggtgaatccccggcctggggaACTCCCAGCTCGGCCggggcagaggaaacaggatccgcctcaacctctgttGAAACGGATGGAgtagcttctgtttcaggggcggactgcgtccccccctctcctgtagctgccgggcggctggggattagaccccgctcggcgagttcttttttggtagccgcctcaatctccacggccttcaacttcagatgatcggtggccttggagcgccacatgacttcagctgtaatggaagaaattaaaatcagttagacaaaaaaggcgaagagagtaaaaagtccttactcatgcggtaggggagattggcccgaacgggagataatccgaaaatatacaacacccccttgagaagcaactggtcgattttgtaccgctgaccggacaaccagttcgccgcatgaaggtaggccggattgcttctgaatttgccgagctccggctgggtcggcacagcggtctgccatttggttctgaatgctggccgctcgggaagtcgtatgtagaagaagaactccttccagtgcttgttagaggtcggcatattatcaaaaaatttaaagcttattctactttggaaaatgaaagtgcccagctcggattgtttggggtagaagaagaagtggaatattttggggtcaagtgggatactgtgcagcttaaagaggacaaccaccccgctcagcaacctaaaggagttcggtacaagttggccgagcgggatgcgaaaataattacaaacctccaaaataaagggatgggtaggaaatctaaggccgccctggaattggtccagaaaaaaacaaatggtaccgatcggcgggttatggggccggtcggccgggtcggctataactatttcatggtcatcagggatcccatacgtccgaacaagacgacgagcgccctcttcatcaaaccgactctccatggtcatgtaccaagggccatgaacatccACAGTGGGTACGGAAGTGCTTGCCATGACTGAAgtatcaagaaaaagaaagaaggaagccgaaggaaactcggaaacggaggacagataagagttcgcaagcaagggaacgaaaggagttccacgcgaaagggaaaggccgaacgaaaggaagggagaagcttactgaggaaaGGTGAACGGAGAagatcaccagaaagccgaaaaccaccgAGAGGCGAGAGCTAGGACAACCGAAATGAAgcagccgcgggcaccttcgacggaggatGAGCGATGAAACAGAGAAATGCGGCGTAAGGGCggagacgaaggctttatgcgaacgaggctggtcgacctcgtccgtcggatgcaggtcacgagagacgaggtcatcatctaaccatCCATTTCAAAGTAaccgcgtcccatcgtacggatcatcaccgccacacaagaagagccacgtggcgctctgtcatcaggcgcaattaatgcgcccataccgcgtatgcttcgacttaatggaaaggatttgcacgattttcgagaagatttagacaagcaaacatccacgctgGACGCCAAGACATCcagaacgaagagccgagcggatgatgagttatgagggccgaacggctctaGGTATATCATAAGCGGTGGTAAGGCGACGACCACCcgttcggacacatagtccagtcagtcggactcattgcctccttcaactagacttgaagaggaggcaagtgatccggcagtaagaatgggggacctcATTTAGCAGTCAACTCCGCGAGGAGGGCCAAaggccttggccgagcggataaagagggcgacgaccagctgaagcttccgagcggaagcaatacaccccgccggagtcggggttccgacgctcatgatgaacagtaggaaaggccgagcagagggcctgctcggccgaaggaataaaacatcaacgttgcgaacagtccagagagcacatgaccaggaagctcccgcgcggatcagaacacccgatcggccggacgcgaggaaacTGCCGACCAGTCGGACGATCGACGGGGAGTAAGAAAAGGCAAGgatagaaacatcttctgacagcagatgatatgcaggatcttagggcatgcgctcactgtcccatcaaagacgcgctcactgtcccatcaaagacgtgctcactgtcccatcaaagacgtgctcgtactgtagcagtaaggaatcaggcaagctcctctgacaagcccatactgggtatggattgaggacacgtgtgtgtgcctcggtatatgtacatcagcctcctcagaagtctatataaggcctctacttcttcaaccggaggtacgcgagtcttcatccGGCAACCACTTTCATCTattccttcgcctgacttgagcgtcggagggccgtcgccgggacacccctcccggcttggttttgttgcaggttcgccggagcactcgaggatccagcagggagcgccacgtccccagcgttcgttgacctctggttcggacaggatcattgggCATTCAGCATCCGCTCGGACAAGTTGTCCGGTCAGACTTTATGTTAGGGATTTATTTTGCACTTGACCGCTACACTTGAATATAGAGTCCAGTCCAGCCGAGTTGCCTAGTGTGCCTGATTGACGCTTTGGTCCGATCGGACAGAGTACTCGACGATGACACTTAACTTTCGGCATGGCACCGATATGATCCAAGAGTTGATCCCTTTTAAATTTTGACCATCATATCAACTAATTTTCTTGATATCAAACTCAACTCAGGGGATCTCACTTTAATCATCGTATGATTGTATATAGCAACACAAATAATAGTAAAGAGATCCTTTCATCTCCTGCCCCTCATTTCTTTATCTGCCGCGTTATTTCGTCCCCTCGACAATGCATTCATGTAATGTCAAGTGCTCATTCAATCAGGGTCGGCCCTAGAGGAGGGTGGCACTGGGCGATGGCCCTGAGCCCATGATTTGAGAGCGcccaaaatttttttcttttagtaTTATGTATTATAGGCATGTAATTAGGATCTTAAATAGTTGGGTCCAAATTCATATTTCAGAATCTTTTGATATTATCTTTTACTTTTATCTTTTTAAGCATGTAATGATGTAATTGAAGCTTTTGAATAGTTAGGATCCTGACTAGTTGGggtccaaatttattttagacttTTTTTTTCCACCCCGGGTCTCCTATGCAGAAGGACCGGAGCTGCATTCGATTCGTAGGTGCATTCGATTCGTAGGTGTCGTCGACTTCTTTGTGTATGAGCACTTGAATTACTTTCCAGTGGTCTGCATCAATTCCCGACCGTGCACGATAATGAATTATACAATAGCAATCAATTCCTCAAGAACAGGTCCAAAGAAACAGATTGAAATCCATTTAGTATTCAAATTTCTCAAGAGCCTGCAGAACCGTTTGGGCCGTAGATCTGCTGCGCCAACCAATGCGGGACAAGTCAGTATGATCCGGACATAATTTGGGCCATACTTGTTATAATAAGTCTACAATAAAATTGGATCGTCCAACCAGCCGCATGATCCGAACCCGATAAAGCACACAGGCTCATCTATCCAATTATTTCATAGGCCAAGTTTTGAGTACCCTTTGCTAAAACAAATCTGGCCGTTCATCAGATAGAATATAACGGCTTTACATTGGTCTGTTCGGCTTCCACAGGGAACAGAAGGACACCGGTTGCCCCTTCCACCACAGCGCCACCGCCTCTGCCTCTGCCGGCGATGCCGTCCGCATCTCCCAATTTCCGTCGCACTTTCTCAGAATCGCCTTACCAGCTTCCATAGCCTCCTCTCCGAATGCCTCCTCCTCGAAACCTGCCGCTGCCATCCTCTCCTGCCACCGCTCCCTCCCCTCCGCTGCTGGTTCCGCAGTTTCCAGAACCCTCGCCGCTTCCCCTTCCATCACTCTCCTCTCTGAGCAGTCCTTACCCCTGAATGCGACGCTTGTCGAATCCAGGAACCTCCACAAAAGCTCCGCTTTCTTCGCGAACGCCGCAGGATACCCGTTGTCCGCCCCACCGCTGCATCTGCCGCCTTCGATCTCGCTTAAAACCAGGAGGTCTGGTTCTAACTTCCGCATCAATCGGAGGAACGTCATCCGATCATCGGCGTTCCTGTGGCAAATTCGGAATTGGGCGCAGATGACTAGGGTTTCGTCTCGGCGGAGAGCTAGGGAGCTAGGCTCGAGATCGTTGGCGTCATCGATCTGGAGGTTGAGGTTGATGGATTTGGCGTAACGAAGGAGATGAGAACGGAAATCGTATCCCGGCGGCGAAACGGAGAACGGCCCAGGCGGTGCGGCGGCGCCTGCTACGGTGAGGCGCACCAGAGGCGGACCTCCTTCGGGACGGCGGGTTATCGCGTCGAGGAACGTCGGCCATTGGAGACCGTGGGAGACGCCGACGTCGACCACGCGAAGGGACTTGGCGCAGCGGCTCGGATCTCGGGCTAGCGTTTGGAGGATGGAGGCGTTGGCGAGAGCGTTAGGTAAGGCGAACCAGGGGCTGACCTCGTGGAACTTTATGAGCGCCGATCGGAAGAGCCTCGTCTCCGATGTAACGAAGGTAACCGCTGCCTCCGTCGTCGCAGCGGCTGCTCCACCTATGTTGGAAATGCTGATCCCGGTGCACGATAGGCGGTTGACGAGAGCGCGGAGGCCATAGGCAGCAAGCCTGTGGTTCACGTCGCCAGAGAGAGACTGTAGCTCTTGGAGCACGCATAACAGGTGCCGAACCCGAGAAACATTCGCCGCTTCAATGGCGGTGGCGCAGGGATTCAGCAACTTCTCCGCCCATCTTGTTTCCTTGCTTCCGCCGTTGCTTGAGGCCCCCGGGCCCCCCTTTCCCTGCACCTTCCTCCCTGTCCCGGCCAGCTTCATATTTACTTCACCTTCCTCCACCAACTCTTCCTGAACCTTCTTGCCGGCGACACCTACTGTCCTCTGCTTGTCTTGGACCGCTGCGGTCGTTTTGCCAGTAGTCGAACTCGTCGGTTTCTTCCTCTTCCTGGAAAATTCAGCTTGTGGAAGCAATTGGGGACTCTTTGCCGTGCTGGGTGTAGATGACAGCGATGGAGTAGTGCAAGTCATGTCGTATTGCTCCTGGCCCTTTGCCCACCATTCGCAGCTAGTGATTTCATTTGGTGTGGAGGTGGATGCTGCTGCACAGGGATCATCGAGGAAGGAGGAGATGAAACACATGGGCTCCTCCAACCAATCCATGAGACAGTGCTCCTGATGGTCGTTAGGCGAGGCTTTAGCGCCTTGGCCACCCTCTAAGATCATAGTAGTTCAATAAGCCCTCGAGGTGACGTTGAGCAAGGGTGGAAATTTATAATAACCACACTATTAGACAAGTGTGAACAAGAAAGTGGAGAGAGTTACTTCAGAAATAAATTTAGAAGTAAACAATTCATGACAGTAGGGAGATGAGAACTGAGAATGGGATGAAAGTCTACAGGTGATGGTTTCTGAACATTGACCTCTGACAAGGAGTTGGGAGAGCATTGGCCACTGGAAGATGAAGACTAGAGAAGAGATGGTATAAAGGATGGTGAGTGTACAATTACATATTTAAAACTTGTGATTGTTGTTTTCGTTGGAGGTTGAACTACAAGCTTTGAATTTTCCTAAATCTGATTGGTGCATGTGAATTTATTATGAGTGATTGCGATCTCAATGACAACTTGAGAAAAGGGATCCAAATTCTTTATCATGATGACGTTGAACTCTGCTTTTATTTGTATTCGCAAAGGTCAGAGATCTATTTTTATCACAAAACTAACAGTTTAATTTACAGGACCTTTTGGATATTAGCTTGCGCTCGTGCCGTTCAATGGTTGGATGAGACCGGAGGTACTGATACAACTCCACTGGCTGCCAAGAGTGAGGTTAGATCCAGAAAGTTCTTTATTCTGCTTGGAGATTATATTTGGGCATCATTCGTACACGGGTTACAATATAATAGAAGTAGCAATATTTTTTAACTTCTAGGATACATCCTCTCGCTTTCCTAGTGCCAATTTTCTATCTGGCTCTAGATGATACGTAGATGGTGTACACTTTTGCTGATGAATATATATGTTGAGCCCATCTCAAGTAAAAAGGAATTCTGAAAAAGTGATGAGCTTATAATGCAATCACTTCTTGGATGAAGCTcttgggaaaaaaaaattaatttaaactaagAAACTTAAGTTGTGAGGCAGATCTCTAAGCAACCTTTGTCCAATCTCTTTTAGGCATGGTTGAGATCTTGGCTGAGATAAATATGAACTTTTTATCTAATAAATCAGTTTGTAAGACAACAAGGGAGGCGGTGACCAACATGTAGAGGGGAATTTCTTTTTCATGAATAGCTACAAATTATGTGATGGTGTTTTACTTGTGAGGACCTTGGTGAGATAGAAGATGAATATTGAAGCTGTAATATAGCATGGTGGATGGAGACTTCAATCTGCCGCTTGGTATATAGAATAGAAGGCTCGTGAATGAAGCTGTAATAAGACTAAAAGACATCAGGATATGTCTTGAAGAATATCCTGTTGCATGGGATGGTCAATCAACTTACCTTGTTTAAGAATCAGAATCCTCTGTTCTACAAATTTTACACAGTAAATAATCAATTGTAAATGGTTGGTAACAAGTGAACATTGCTCTATTATTGTTCTGGTCATGTTGTGACACAACTGCATACTATTTTTGTTATAGTATAGATAGAATAATCATTTGACAGAAAAACACAAAGGCTACTCGGAATAATATAAGATCTTAGATTCCTAATCTCCCTCGTCAACTGATGTCTATTATACATGTAGCTAGTCACATGTCTTTATCAATGAAGCATATTACACAGAACATTAAGCTTTACACATTAAAATGCAAGTTCCCACTGATTTTGATTTTCCCGTCACTTTCATTGTTTATGGAATGTACAATGGCATCATCGAGCATGCTATATGTTGGTAAAGAATTGTTTCTTTGTATAATCTGCCCCCATGGTGGCATAGTTTTTCTAAATCATTTGGAGTGAGTTCAAGTATTTAACAACTCATGCAATGATTTG encodes the following:
- the LOC122043249 gene encoding protein NODULATION SIGNALING PATHWAY 1-like translates to MILEGGQGAKASPNDHQEHCLMDWLEEPMCFISSFLDDPCAAASTSTPNEITSCEWWAKGQEQYDMTCTTPSLSSTPSTAKSPQLLPQAEFSRKRKKPTSSTTGKTTAAVQDKQRTVGVAGKKVQEELVEEGEVNMKLAGTGRKVQGKGGPGASSNGGSKETRWAEKLLNPCATAIEAANVSRVRHLLCVLQELQSLSGDVNHRLAAYGLRALVNRLSCTGISISNIGGAAAATTEAAVTFVTSETRLFRSALIKFHEVSPWFALPNALANASILQTLARDPSRCAKSLRVVDVGVSHGLQWPTFLDAITRRPEGGPPLVRLTVAGAAAPPGPFSVSPPGYDFRSHLLRYAKSINLNLQIDDANDLEPSSLALRRDETLVICAQFRICHRNADDRMTFLRLMRKLEPDLLVLSEIEGGRCSGGADNGYPAAFAKKAELLWRFLDSTSVAFRGKDCSERRVMEGEAARVLETAEPAAEGRERWQERMAAAGFEEEAFGEEAMEAGKAILRKCDGNWEMRTASPAEAEAVALWWKGQPVSFCSLWKPNRPM